GCGCCGCCTTCGGCACGAAGGCCAGGTGGGCATAGCCGCTGCGGGAGAGATAGCGCCGGGCCGCGTCCCGGATCTGCTCGCGGCTGACGCGGCGCAGGCGCTCCACGTAGCGCAGCTCGGCGTCGAGGTTCCAGGTGGTCTCGGCCAGGCCGTACGCGTAGGCCAGGCCCTCGGAGGTCTCGGTGTCGAAGGCGTGCTGGGCCTCGAACTTGGTGAGAGCCAGGCGCCGCTCCTCCTCGGTCGGGCCGGTCTCCTGGATCCGCGCGATCTCTTCCAGGATGATCGCCTCCGCGCGCGGCAGATCCCTGGCCTCGAGATCGGCGCGCAGGCTGACGATGCCGCCCTCCACGAGCGCGGAATAGCTCATGGTCACGCTCGAGACGAGCCGCTCCTGGTCGCGCAGCCGGCGGGCCAGGCGCGAGCTCTCGGTCCCGGCGAGGATGGTGGAGAGCAGATCCACCGCGTCGCCGGCCGGATCGTCGGAGCGCGGGGCCTGCCAGCCGAGCGCCAGATGCGCCTGTTGCTCGTCGCGCTCCACGGTGCGGCGCACCGTCTGGGCGAGGGGCCGCGGCGCCACCACCGGCGGGCTCTTGTAACCGGTCGCGGGCTGGCGCCCGAACGCGCGCTCGGCGGCGGCCCGCACCGTCACCCCGTCGACCGGGCCGGCCACCACGAGAGTCATGTTGTCCGGCACGTACCAGCGGCGGTTGAAGGCGCGCAGCCGCGCCTGGGTGGCCGCGTTCATCGTCTCGCGCGTGCCCAGCACCGGCCGCCCGTAGGGATGGCCCGCGAAGACCAGGGCATAGAGCTGGCGCACGATCGCGGTGCGCGCGTGGTCCTGCTCGATCCGCGCCTCCTCGAAGATGACCTCGCGCTCGCGGGCCACCTCGTCCGGCGCGAAGGTGGAGCGGAACGCCATGTCCGCGAGCAGCTCGATGCCGCGTCCGGTCGCCTCGGCGGGCACCACGAAGTAGAACGTGGTGTAGTCGAACGAGGTCACCGCATTCGAGCGGCCGCCCACGCCTTCGATCGCGCGGTCGATGTAGCCGGGGCCGAACCGGTCGGTGCCCTTGAAGAGCATGTGCTCCTGGAAGTGCGCGTAGCCGAGCTGGTCGGGCGCCTCGTAGCGCGAGCCGGTGCCCACGAAGAGATAGATGGCGGCGATGTCGGCGGCGCGATGCTCCTGCACGATGAGGCGCATCCCGTTGCGGAGGGTCTGACGGCTGGGCGGGGGCAGGTCGGCGGTGGCCGCGTCCCCGGCCGAGGAGCCGGCGGAGCGGGAGCCGGCGCAGCCGGCCAGCAGCACCGCGAGGAGCCCGAGCGCGGCGGCGCCCCGCGCCGGTGAGATCATGGGTGCGACTCGGCCGGGCCCGTTCCCTCCGGCGCCGCGGTGGCCGAGGGGAGCTCCGGACCGAAGGTCCGGACCAGCCGCTCGCCGTGGCTCGGATGCACCGAGAGCTGCGACGCGACCATCGAGGCGGGCACCCGTGCCCGCACCGCGAGCGCGCAGAGCTGGATCAGCTCGGCGGCGGCGGGCGAGACCATCTGGGCTCCCACGAGCCGCTGGGTATCCTGATCGAGGACCAGCTTGAAGTAGCCGCCCTCCTCGCCGGTGGCGACGCTGTTGCTGCTCCCGCGCGCGTCCATGCGCGCCACCGCGGGCACGACGCCGTGCGCGGGAGCCTCGCCGTACGCCAGGCCGACCAGCCCCACCTCGGGCGTGGTGAAGATCACCTGCGGGATCACCGTCTCGTCGGCCCGCTCGATGTCACCCCGCAGCGCGTTGACCGCGGCGATCCGTCCCTCGTGGGCGGCCACCGGCGTGAGCTGGCGGTTGCCCGCCGCATCGCCGGCCGCATAGATGTGCGGGATCGAGGTGGCCAGGTACGGGCTCGTGCGCAGTCCGAGCCGGCCCACCTCGACGCCGATGCGCGAGGCCCCGACCGCGTGGGGACGGAAGCGCCGGCCGATCGCCGCGCACACGTGGCGGCTCGTCATGGTGTTGGCCATGCCCGCGCTGTCGAACTCGATGGCCACCAGGTCCCCGCTCCGCGCGAGGCGGCTCACCGCGGTCTGCAGCCGGAAGGTGACTCCGCGCCCTTCCAGGATCTTCCGCAGGTAGCGCGCGACGTCGGGATCGACTCCGGGCAGGATCTCCGCGTCGCGCGCCAGCACCGTGACCTTGGATCCGAAGTCGCAGAAGGCGGAGGCGAGCTCGAGCGCCACCGGCCCGGCGCCGATGAAGGTCAGCGAGGACGGGAACGCGGGCAGGAACAGGAGCTGGTCCGACGTGATGAGCAGATCGCGGCCGGGCACCTCCGGGATCTCCGGCTCTGAACCCGCCGCGATGATGAACCGCTCGGCGGCGTGCGGAACGCCGTTGACCTCCACGATGTGGGGATCCGTGAAGTGCGCCACGCCGATCGAGACGCGGATGCCCCGCTTCTCCAGATCGGCTGCGGTGGGACGGAGGGAGTCCACCACCTCGTTCTGGCGCTGGATCACCGCCTCCCAGTCGAGCGCGGCGCGGCCCGGCCGCGTGGCGAAGCCGGCCGACTCGCGCACCACGCGGTGCAGGCGGCCCGCGGTCACGAGCGCCTTCTTGGGGATGCACCCGCGGTTGATGCAGAGGCCGCCGAGCGGCCCGCGCTCGGCGATGGCCACCCGGGCGCCCAGGTCGGCCGCCGTCTTCGCCGCGGTGATCCCGGCGGCGCCGGCTCCGATGACCACCAGATCGAAGCGCTCCATGCCCGCGAGTCGTCAGACCGGGATGGCCGCGCCGGAGATCGCGGCGGCCCGGTCCGACAGCAGATAGGCCACCACGTTCGCGACGTCCTGGGTGCTGACCCAGCCCGAGCGGTCGGCGTCGGGCATCGCGCGACGGTTGGCCTCCGTATCCATCGTGCTCGGCAGCACCGTGTTGACGGTCACCCGGTGCGGCTTCACCTCCTGGGCCAGGGCCTGGGTCAGCGTGATCACCGACGCCTTGGAGACGGTATAGGCGATGAAGCCGCCCTGGGGAGGCACCACCGCGCGCGACGCGATGTTGACGATGCGCCCCGAGCGGGCCGCGATCATGCCGGGCAGCACCGCGCGGCAGGCGATGACCACCGACGTGAGGTTGAGCTTCATCATCCGCTCCCACTCCGCCAGCGGAGTGGACACCAGGTCGCCCCCCGCGAAGCCGCCCACCACGTTGACCAGCGCGTCCACGCGCCCGTACCGCTCGCGCACCGTCTGCACGAACTTGGCGACCGCGGTCTCGTCGGTGACGTCGGCGGGCAGGGCGTGCACGCGCGCCCGCTGCTCGGCGGTCAGGCGGCCCTCGAGCGCGGCGCGCTCCGCGGGCACCGCGTAGGGAATCGCGACGGTGACGCCGCCCTGCAGCAGGGTGGCGCTGATCGCCTGGCCGAGTGCCCCGGTGCCGCCGGTGACGATGGCGACCTCGCCGCTCACGAGGTGGCCCGCGCGCGGCGGGCCGCGTGCTCCTCCGCGCGGCGCGCCAGGTCGAAGTCGAGGGCAGTGATGCCGCCCGCGTCGTGAGTGGTGAGATCGATCACCACGCGGTTGTACACATTGAACCACTCCGGATGGTGATCGAGCGCGTCCGCCTCCCGCGCCACGTCGCTCATGAACGCGAAGGCCTGGGTGAAGTCGGCGAAGGTCAGCTCGCGGTGGAGCTTGCCCGCCTGCACCGACCAGCCGGGCAGGGCGGCGAGACGCTGCGTGACCTCGGCGTCGGCGAGCCGGCCCGGCCGGGGCATCGGCTAGCCCGCCGCGGGCGCCGCCATCACGGCGGAGCGCTGCACGTCCTCGTAGCGCACCTTCGAGACGTCGAAGGCCTCGATGTTCTCCACCAGCTTCTTGAACGTCTGCTCGAAGCCCGGCAGGGTCTTGCGCTGGCGGGTGAGCGGGGTGGTGCGGGCGAGCACGTAGTTCTTCACGTAGGGATGGTTGATGCCGCGCTTCTTGATCTTGGCCACCACCGCGCCGAGGGCCTCGTCGGCCGCACGCACGAGGGCGGCACGCTCCTCGCGCTCGGCCAGCGTCTTCGGGAAGCGGCCCTTCAG
This region of Candidatus Methylomirabilota bacterium genomic DNA includes:
- a CDS encoding NAD(P)/FAD-dependent oxidoreductase, which gives rise to MERFDLVVIGAGAAGITAAKTAADLGARVAIAERGPLGGLCINRGCIPKKALVTAGRLHRVVRESAGFATRPGRAALDWEAVIQRQNEVVDSLRPTAADLEKRGIRVSIGVAHFTDPHIVEVNGVPHAAERFIIAAGSEPEIPEVPGRDLLITSDQLLFLPAFPSSLTFIGAGPVALELASAFCDFGSKVTVLARDAEILPGVDPDVARYLRKILEGRGVTFRLQTAVSRLARSGDLVAIEFDSAGMANTMTSRHVCAAIGRRFRPHAVGASRIGVEVGRLGLRTSPYLATSIPHIYAAGDAAGNRQLTPVAAHEGRIAAVNALRGDIERADETVIPQVIFTTPEVGLVGLAYGEAPAHGVVPAVARMDARGSSNSVATGEEGGYFKLVLDQDTQRLVGAQMVSPAAAELIQLCALAVRARVPASMVASQLSVHPSHGERLVRTFGPELPSATAAPEGTGPAESHP
- a CDS encoding pitrilysin family protein; translation: MISPARGAAALGLLAVLLAGCAGSRSAGSSAGDAATADLPPPSRQTLRNGMRLIVQEHRAADIAAIYLFVGTGSRYEAPDQLGYAHFQEHMLFKGTDRFGPGYIDRAIEGVGGRSNAVTSFDYTTFYFVVPAEATGRGIELLADMAFRSTFAPDEVAREREVIFEEARIEQDHARTAIVRQLYALVFAGHPYGRPVLGTRETMNAATQARLRAFNRRWYVPDNMTLVVAGPVDGVTVRAAAERAFGRQPATGYKSPPVVAPRPLAQTVRRTVERDEQQAHLALGWQAPRSDDPAGDAVDLLSTILAGTESSRLARRLRDQERLVSSVTMSYSALVEGGIVSLRADLEARDLPRAEAIILEEIARIQETGPTEEERRLALTKFEAQHAFDTETSEGLAYAYGLAETTWNLDAELRYVERLRRVSREQIRDAARRYLSRSGYAHLAFVPKAAR
- a CDS encoding SDR family NAD(P)-dependent oxidoreductase — encoded protein: MSGEVAIVTGGTGALGQAISATLLQGGVTVAIPYAVPAERAALEGRLTAEQRARVHALPADVTDETAVAKFVQTVRERYGRVDALVNVVGGFAGGDLVSTPLAEWERMMKLNLTSVVIACRAVLPGMIAARSGRIVNIASRAVVPPQGGFIAYTVSKASVITLTQALAQEVKPHRVTVNTVLPSTMDTEANRRAMPDADRSGWVSTQDVANVVAYLLSDRAAAISGAAIPV
- a CDS encoding 4a-hydroxytetrahydrobiopterin dehydratase; this translates as MPRPGRLADAEVTQRLAALPGWSVQAGKLHRELTFADFTQAFAFMSDVAREADALDHHPEWFNVYNRVVIDLTTHDAGGITALDFDLARRAEEHAARRARATS